The following are from one region of the Phycisphaerales bacterium genome:
- a CDS encoding S41 family peptidase yields the protein MPLVTLLVACLALTAPTTPAILAQSTDQRADQPEPAVVQPTPTLTPAPARTSPFDAIFIDDDGAITVRVYRAAGPVEGRLVSIGELSAEALVDSARLRSGSWWKKRIAEDLADAMEAATGQRPPTVVRIVIETNEGRREVEAAFTRSKRDRIWASDYGQSPESQGSDGESEALTEVEPHSGAAVLELAADLMETRWSYRHVHPDIDVRSALGVAVGGTNDDQPPATADMVAAMLRVLAMFPDGHAGVGGWDEAFPHALPAMTVWMGPDREHGRVALLRIGEDGVAEPVDAAMPFLLAIDGLPIERWMEAARLLEPTARSGSDWHAAKLLRHVPLLRHTMGLDASDTALVRLSSADGSEQRDIEVQLTERRSENRPRPWRAGEAIEPFDAVVLDVRPGTPQRIIDALSTSHGGRRTLEGGVGYIQLSSMDASPETITGLMEAMHAFVDAPGLIIDVRGNGGGSRVPLLVLWRYPAGPDEAPRVVTLAKPLLGPDGKPQAELGGSRFMYQADWSGWSDAERKAIAAFVDSFEPQWTPTNAFGPWHYLVLGGALNARETAYLREPKHYDGPVVVLMDGDCFSATSIFLAALATRENVTLVGTPAPAGSGRTRSHDISEDPPLELRLSTMASFQPDGRLFDGNAIEPDVVRWPTLEDLAGQTDTQLDAALEMLGAVRGAAAATKTGTPTRHATPRPR from the coding sequence ATGCCGCTGGTGACTCTCCTCGTCGCGTGCCTCGCCCTCACCGCCCCCACCACCCCCGCGATTCTGGCCCAGAGCACTGACCAGCGCGCTGACCAGCCCGAGCCCGCGGTCGTCCAGCCCACCCCCACCCTTACCCCCGCACCGGCCCGCACCTCGCCCTTCGACGCCATCTTCATCGACGACGACGGCGCGATCACGGTGCGCGTGTACCGAGCCGCAGGGCCAGTCGAGGGGCGGTTGGTCAGCATTGGCGAACTCTCGGCCGAGGCGCTGGTCGATTCGGCGCGGCTGCGCTCTGGGTCGTGGTGGAAGAAGCGCATCGCCGAGGACCTGGCTGACGCGATGGAGGCGGCGACGGGCCAGCGGCCGCCCACGGTCGTGCGGATCGTCATCGAGACCAATGAAGGGCGGCGCGAGGTCGAGGCGGCCTTTACGCGCTCGAAGCGCGACCGCATCTGGGCGTCGGACTACGGCCAATCGCCCGAATCGCAGGGTAGCGATGGCGAGTCCGAGGCCCTGACCGAGGTCGAGCCGCACAGCGGCGCGGCGGTGCTCGAGCTGGCCGCCGACCTGATGGAAACACGCTGGAGCTACCGCCACGTGCACCCGGACATCGACGTGCGCAGCGCGCTGGGGGTGGCCGTGGGCGGCACGAACGACGACCAGCCGCCGGCAACGGCCGACATGGTCGCGGCGATGCTGCGCGTGCTGGCCATGTTCCCCGATGGGCACGCGGGGGTGGGCGGCTGGGACGAAGCCTTCCCCCACGCGCTGCCAGCCATGACGGTGTGGATGGGACCCGATCGTGAACATGGGCGCGTGGCGCTTCTGCGCATCGGCGAGGACGGCGTTGCCGAACCAGTCGACGCCGCCATGCCGTTCCTCCTGGCCATAGACGGCCTGCCGATCGAGCGATGGATGGAGGCTGCGAGGCTCCTCGAGCCCACCGCCCGCAGCGGCAGCGATTGGCACGCGGCCAAGCTGCTGCGGCACGTGCCGCTGCTGCGCCACACGATGGGGCTGGATGCTTCGGACACGGCGCTCGTGCGGCTGTCCTCGGCCGATGGCAGCGAGCAGCGCGACATCGAAGTGCAGCTCACCGAGAGGCGATCCGAGAATCGGCCGCGGCCGTGGCGAGCGGGCGAGGCGATCGAGCCGTTCGACGCCGTCGTGCTCGACGTCCGCCCCGGCACGCCGCAGCGAATCATCGACGCGTTGAGCACGAGCCACGGGGGCCGTCGCACGCTGGAGGGCGGCGTGGGCTACATCCAGCTCTCCAGCATGGACGCTTCGCCCGAGACGATCACCGGCCTGATGGAGGCGATGCACGCCTTCGTCGATGCGCCCGGCCTGATCATCGACGTACGCGGCAACGGTGGCGGCAGCCGCGTGCCGCTGCTCGTGCTGTGGCGGTACCCGGCCGGACCGGATGAGGCGCCGCGCGTCGTGACGCTGGCCAAGCCGCTGTTGGGCCCCGATGGCAAGCCGCAGGCCGAACTCGGGGGCAGCCGGTTCATGTACCAAGCCGACTGGTCGGGCTGGTCGGACGCCGAGCGCAAGGCTATCGCGGCGTTCGTCGATTCGTTCGAGCCGCAATGGACGCCGACCAACGCCTTCGGCCCCTGGCACTATCTGGTGCTCGGCGGCGCGCTCAACGCGCGCGAGACCGCATACCTGCGTGAGCCGAAGCACTACGACGGGCCCGTGGTGGTGCTCATGGACGGCGACTGCTTCAGCGCCACGAGCATCTTCCTGGCAGCGCTCGCCACGCGCGAGAACGTCACGCTCGTGGGCACGCCCGCGCCGGCGGGCAGCGGCCGGACGCGGAGCCACGACATCAGCGAAGATCCGCCGCTCGAGCTGCGTTTGAGCACGATGGCCAGCTTCCAGCCCGATGGCCGGCTGTTCGACGGCAACGCCATCGAGCCCGACGTGGTGCGGTGGCCGACGCTTGAGGATCTGGCCGGGCAGACCGACACCCAGCTCGACGCGGCTCTCGAAATGCTGGGGGCCGTGCGCGGGGCGGCGGCCGCGACGAAAACCGGAACACCGACCCGCCATGCCACGCCCCGCCCGCGCTGA
- a CDS encoding TetR/AcrR family transcriptional regulator: MSAEASQSDTRERLIAAGLHLFYQRGFHATGLDQVLTEVGTTKTTFYKYFESKEDLALACIQRRDERWRKKLPELLRDRAGPDPIDQLREIWGVWRDWFDDIAFNGCLFIHACSEFPDPNDPCHVAARANVDALRGIVRGLAEAGGLEDPEGFAQQFGLLMLGAIIYEVIDREGNAAQTAARIGELLIERASAVRPA; this comes from the coding sequence ATGAGCGCCGAGGCGAGCCAAAGCGACACGCGGGAGCGGCTGATCGCAGCCGGGCTTCACCTGTTCTACCAGCGCGGCTTCCACGCGACGGGGCTCGACCAGGTGCTCACCGAGGTCGGCACGACCAAGACGACGTTCTACAAGTACTTCGAGAGCAAGGAAGACCTGGCGCTCGCGTGCATCCAGCGGCGCGATGAGCGGTGGCGCAAGAAGCTACCCGAATTGCTCCGTGATCGGGCCGGGCCCGACCCGATCGACCAACTCCGCGAGATCTGGGGCGTGTGGCGGGACTGGTTCGACGATATCGCCTTCAACGGCTGCCTGTTCATCCACGCGTGCAGCGAGTTCCCTGACCCCAACGACCCATGCCACGTGGCCGCCCGCGCGAACGTGGACGCCCTGCGCGGCATCGTGCGCGGGCTGGCCGAAGCGGGCGGGCTGGAAGACCCCGAGGGCTTTGCGCAGCAGTTTGGCCTGCTGATGCTGGGTGCGATCATCTACGAGGTGATCGACCGCGAGGGGAATGCCGCGCAGACCGCCGCCCGCATCGGCGAGTTGCTGATCGAGCGGGCGTCGGCGGTGCGTCCGGCCTGA
- a CDS encoding GC-type dockerin domain-anchored protein — MHQVTLAFVAAVAVTGSMAHAQPALIDLGLPPGAQDCEASALSADGAIVGGSCTVGVGPAAFRWTAAGGFDLIDPDQAFFWTTADAMSADGRSVAGLAIEDDGATTYGFRWTPDTGIVMLPPPAGLDRTWANAISGDGATVVGSAVGGGDGRAFLWTPDGGTENLGVLPGAIDSAARAMSADGRVVVGVSGDEPFRWTRADGMVSLGLPTTATSATAIAASADGSIIAANAFMDGLQRAHLWTQADGFVALPVPGGATRTTIEAISADGSTAVGALGIPANRAMYWRADVGTVFLADYLADLGVDVSGWTLLTARAVSTDGSTVAGVGLLDGQQRAFLITGLPATAPCPADLDGDGRLTVFDFLEFQNLFVAGDLRADFDRDGELTIFDFLAFQNAFDAGC, encoded by the coding sequence GTGCACCAAGTCACGCTCGCATTCGTGGCCGCTGTGGCCGTCACTGGCTCGATGGCGCATGCCCAGCCGGCTCTGATCGACCTGGGCCTGCCCCCGGGCGCGCAAGACTGCGAAGCCTCGGCGCTCAGCGCCGATGGCGCGATCGTGGGCGGCTCGTGCACCGTGGGCGTGGGGCCGGCGGCCTTCCGCTGGACGGCCGCCGGCGGCTTCGACCTCATCGACCCGGACCAGGCGTTCTTCTGGACGACCGCCGACGCCATGAGCGCCGATGGCCGGTCGGTCGCCGGGCTCGCGATCGAGGACGACGGCGCGACGACCTACGGCTTCCGCTGGACGCCCGACACCGGGATCGTGATGCTCCCGCCGCCCGCGGGACTGGACCGCACCTGGGCCAACGCCATCAGCGGCGACGGCGCGACGGTCGTGGGCAGCGCGGTAGGCGGCGGCGACGGGCGGGCATTCCTGTGGACGCCCGATGGCGGCACCGAGAACCTCGGCGTGCTGCCCGGGGCGATCGATTCGGCCGCGCGGGCCATGAGCGCCGATGGCCGGGTCGTCGTAGGCGTCAGCGGCGACGAACCGTTTCGCTGGACGCGCGCGGACGGCATGGTCTCGCTGGGCCTGCCGACGACGGCCACCAGCGCCACGGCCATAGCCGCTTCGGCGGACGGCTCGATCATCGCCGCCAACGCGTTCATGGATGGTCTGCAACGCGCGCACCTGTGGACGCAGGCGGACGGCTTCGTGGCCCTGCCCGTGCCCGGGGGCGCCACGCGGACGACCATCGAGGCCATCAGCGCCGATGGGTCGACCGCGGTGGGTGCGCTGGGCATCCCCGCCAACCGCGCGATGTACTGGCGCGCCGACGTCGGCACGGTGTTCCTGGCCGACTACCTGGCCGACCTGGGCGTCGACGTCAGCGGCTGGACGCTGCTGACCGCCCGCGCTGTGAGCACCGATGGCTCGACGGTCGCCGGCGTGGGCTTGCTCGATGGCCAGCAGCGCGCCTTCCTCATCACCGGCCTGCCGGCCACCGCCCCGTGCCCGGCCGACCTGGACGGCGACGGCCGGCTGACGGTGTTCGACTTCCTCGAGTTCCAGAACCTCTTCGTCGCCGGCGACCTTCGCGCCGACTTCGATCGCGACGGCGAACTCACGATCTTCGACTTCCTGGCGTTCCAGAACGCGTTCGATGCGGGGTGCTGA
- a CDS encoding FG-GAP-like repeat-containing protein produces the protein MTARTAALPVALFATAGISLSLAATAHAQSCEIDLIFPDQAITLPDSGSRDAKVADIDGDGDLDIIASGPAIVVHLNDGHGNFTRLPEALVSDDFAERLDIADMDGDGLLDLAVVRRTASFIRFIDIHLGNGDGTFVPTPARSLTDGEPFRMELVDIDLDGDIDVVAGSTSGEALVYRNAGGLNFPSLLSIRTDALPLSQFFVRDLDGDELPEIVLANPTQGLLAFLENRGSGVFDAPVSVVLGRMADMVLEDFNGDGHLDIAFAPNVTVGLDIHLNDGAGNFAAPIRYPGGPFFSLTAFDVDGDGDNDILGSIGNVPLPLTIVCRNDGAGGFAEQSMGLDDSAAGQQDYIGGADLTGDGSPDLFAHVRNALAITRNFCSAAPVITQQPVSTLVDAGGNAGFSVRVSVVLPSTTFQWRRDGAPLTDGSGIAGATTPDLTINSVRGSDEGFYDCVVTSIGGERTSNVALLAVSGGGSDCPADFDGDGALTLFDFLVFQNAFDAGCP, from the coding sequence ATGACCGCACGAACCGCTGCCCTTCCCGTCGCCCTCTTCGCCACCGCCGGCATTTCACTGAGCCTAGCCGCCACCGCCCACGCCCAGTCCTGCGAAATCGACTTGATCTTCCCCGACCAAGCGATCACGCTGCCGGACTCGGGCTCCAGAGACGCAAAGGTCGCCGACATCGACGGCGATGGCGACCTCGATATCATTGCGTCGGGGCCAGCCATCGTGGTCCATCTCAACGACGGCCACGGCAACTTCACCCGGCTCCCCGAGGCCCTCGTAAGCGACGACTTTGCCGAGCGGCTCGACATCGCCGACATGGACGGCGACGGGCTGCTCGATCTCGCGGTGGTCCGCCGGACGGCATCCTTTATACGCTTCATCGATATCCATCTCGGCAACGGCGATGGCACCTTCGTGCCAACCCCCGCCCGCTCGCTGACCGACGGAGAGCCCTTCCGCATGGAGCTCGTTGACATCGACCTCGATGGCGATATCGATGTCGTCGCCGGGTCGACCTCTGGCGAGGCGCTGGTCTACCGAAACGCCGGCGGCCTGAACTTCCCCTCGCTCTTGAGCATCCGGACCGACGCGCTTCCCCTCTCGCAGTTTTTCGTGCGCGACCTCGATGGCGACGAACTGCCCGAGATCGTGCTGGCCAATCCGACCCAGGGCCTGCTCGCCTTCCTCGAGAACAGGGGCTCGGGAGTCTTCGATGCACCAGTCTCGGTCGTGCTGGGCAGGATGGCCGACATGGTCTTGGAAGACTTCAATGGCGACGGCCACCTCGACATCGCGTTTGCGCCGAATGTCACGGTTGGGTTGGACATCCACCTGAACGACGGCGCCGGGAACTTCGCCGCGCCCATTAGGTACCCGGGCGGGCCCTTCTTCAGCCTCACCGCCTTTGACGTCGATGGCGACGGCGACAACGACATCCTCGGGTCCATCGGGAACGTTCCCTTGCCGCTCACGATCGTCTGCCGCAACGACGGTGCGGGCGGGTTCGCGGAGCAGTCCATGGGCCTTGACGATTCGGCGGCGGGCCAGCAGGACTACATCGGCGGCGCCGACCTCACCGGCGATGGCTCGCCCGACCTGTTCGCGCATGTTCGCAATGCTTTGGCCATCACACGCAACTTCTGCTCGGCCGCGCCCGTCATCACCCAGCAGCCCGTGTCGACCCTTGTCGACGCCGGTGGCAACGCCGGGTTCTCCGTCCGCGTCTCGGTTGTCCTCCCATCCACGACCTTCCAATGGCGCCGTGACGGCGCCCCGCTGACCGATGGCTCGGGCATCGCCGGCGCCACGACGCCGGATCTGACCATCAACAGCGTCCGGGGCAGCGACGAGGGCTTCTATGACTGCGTCGTCACCAGCATCGGCGGCGAGCGCACGAGCAACGTTGCGCTGCTCGCCGTCAGCGGCGGCGGCAGCGATTGCCCAGCCGACTTCGACGGCGACGGCGCGCTGACCCTCTTCGACTTCCTGGTGTTCCAGAACGCCTTCG
- a CDS encoding GC-type dockerin domain-anchored protein, producing MRAGSRRGGVVLVVLGLLAVLLDGPRAVGQPCEPEWAEGVFGVRGVDFTVRALATFDDGAGKALYVGGQFASAGGQPARNLAVWDGAAWRTSVLGLGLDNAVNAMTVFDDGTGEALYVGGAFTTADGIAVNRIARWDGTAWTSLGEGIGSRFSRPEVFALEVFDDGAGPALYVAGEFTTAGGEACTSIARWDGSTWAPLGAGLGLGTDEVFDLEVFDDGSGPALYAAGRFTVAGGTTTYHVARWDGSAWSPVGTVTDNTVYALAVFDDGTGPALYAGGQFRVAGGTPANRIARWDGSTWSRVGDGFDSTVRTLAVFDEGSGPALYAAGTLGLSGGTRFNSIARWNGSAWNHVDTGLNDYVRALATFDDGDGPVLFAGGDFSAAGDVGARGIAGWNGTAWSPPGEGLNDSVRALAVHDDGSGEALYAMGDFTTAGREAARGFARWDGSGWTPLDDGADEQVNALVSFDDGSGSGLFAAGRFTTIGTVAARNIARWNGDGWTPLGAGIDQTVSDLVSFDDGSGPALYAGGNFTTAGGVPASAVARWNGTEWAPVGAGLMGFVSSLVVYDEGAGPALFAAGGFSILVPGAPNNIARWDGSAWAPVGGSLNGRVQALAVYDDGSGPALYAAGEFTAAGGVSAPGMARWDGVTWEPVGPGFSRPIRTMAVFDDGTGPALYAGGEFRAIFGDFDYIAKWDGLAWSGLGTGMNRDVLALTTFDDGTGPALYAGGAFTAAGGVTSGYIARWGCIAQPCPADLDGDGELTLFDFLAFQNLFDAGDPAADFDGDGELTIFDFLTFQNAFDAGCA from the coding sequence ATGCGAGCAGGATCGAGGCGCGGTGGTGTGGTGCTGGTGGTCTTGGGGCTGCTGGCCGTGCTGTTGGATGGGCCGCGGGCGGTTGGGCAGCCGTGCGAGCCGGAGTGGGCCGAGGGGGTGTTCGGGGTTCGAGGTGTGGACTTCACTGTGCGCGCCCTGGCCACCTTCGATGATGGTGCGGGAAAGGCCCTGTACGTTGGGGGCCAGTTTGCCTCGGCTGGTGGCCAACCCGCTCGCAATCTTGCCGTGTGGGATGGGGCGGCATGGCGGACGTCTGTGCTCGGCCTGGGACTGGACAACGCAGTCAACGCCATGACCGTGTTCGACGACGGAACGGGAGAGGCCCTCTATGTCGGGGGCGCGTTCACCACGGCCGATGGAATCGCGGTCAATCGGATCGCGCGCTGGGACGGCACGGCATGGACCTCGCTTGGCGAGGGCATCGGGAGCCGATTCTCGCGACCCGAGGTGTTCGCCCTGGAGGTCTTTGACGATGGCGCGGGCCCGGCGTTGTATGTCGCCGGCGAGTTCACGACCGCTGGCGGCGAGGCGTGCACCAGTATCGCGCGGTGGGACGGGTCGACGTGGGCGCCGCTGGGCGCAGGGCTCGGACTTGGCACCGACGAAGTCTTTGACCTGGAGGTTTTTGACGATGGCTCCGGGCCGGCCCTGTATGCCGCGGGACGATTCACCGTGGCCGGCGGGACAACAACGTATCACGTGGCGCGTTGGGACGGCTCGGCGTGGTCGCCCGTTGGAACGGTCACCGACAACACCGTCTACGCCCTGGCGGTGTTCGACGACGGAACGGGTCCAGCCCTGTATGCGGGCGGACAGTTCCGCGTTGCCGGCGGCACCCCGGCCAATCGCATCGCACGCTGGGACGGCTCGACATGGTCGCGCGTCGGCGACGGCTTCGATTCCACCGTCCGCACCCTGGCGGTGTTCGATGAAGGATCGGGTCCGGCGCTGTACGCGGCAGGCACGCTGGGCCTTTCGGGGGGCACACGCTTCAACAGCATCGCTCGTTGGAACGGCTCGGCTTGGAACCACGTGGACACGGGGCTCAACGACTACGTGCGTGCTCTTGCCACGTTTGACGACGGCGATGGCCCGGTCTTGTTCGCAGGTGGCGACTTTTCGGCCGCCGGCGATGTCGGGGCCCGCGGCATCGCCGGCTGGAACGGCACGGCGTGGTCACCCCCGGGCGAAGGGCTGAACGATTCGGTCCGTGCGCTGGCGGTACACGACGACGGCTCGGGCGAAGCGCTCTACGCCATGGGCGACTTCACGACGGCCGGCCGCGAGGCCGCCCGCGGCTTCGCGCGATGGGACGGATCGGGATGGACACCGCTGGACGATGGCGCCGATGAACAGGTCAACGCGCTCGTTTCTTTTGACGACGGCTCGGGCTCGGGGCTGTTTGCCGCCGGGCGGTTCACCACCATCGGAACCGTCGCGGCCAGGAACATCGCACGGTGGAATGGCGATGGATGGACGCCCTTGGGTGCGGGGATCGACCAGACCGTCTCCGATCTGGTGTCGTTCGATGACGGTTCTGGCCCGGCGTTGTACGCTGGAGGGAACTTCACGACCGCCGGCGGCGTGCCCGCGAGCGCCGTCGCACGCTGGAATGGCACAGAGTGGGCTCCAGTTGGTGCCGGGCTGATGGGATTCGTGAGTTCGCTGGTGGTCTACGACGAAGGCGCCGGCCCGGCCCTTTTTGCCGCTGGCGGCTTCTCGATCCTTGTCCCTGGAGCGCCCAACAACATCGCCCGCTGGGACGGCTCGGCATGGGCACCCGTGGGTGGGAGCCTAAACGGTCGGGTGCAAGCGCTCGCGGTCTACGACGATGGTTCGGGCCCGGCTCTCTATGCGGCGGGCGAGTTCACGGCCGCTGGTGGGGTCAGCGCACCCGGCATGGCCCGCTGGGACGGGGTGACGTGGGAGCCCGTCGGCCCGGGCTTCAGTCGTCCGATCCGCACGATGGCGGTCTTCGACGACGGCACGGGACCAGCCTTGTACGCTGGCGGCGAGTTCCGCGCGATCTTCGGAGATTTTGATTACATCGCCAAGTGGGATGGCCTGGCGTGGTCAGGACTCGGCACGGGCATGAACCGCGATGTCCTCGCGCTCACGACCTTCGACGACGGTACGGGCCCGGCCCTGTACGCCGGGGGCGCGTTTACCGCCGCCGGGGGCGTGACGTCGGGCTACATCGCCCGCTGGGGCTGCATCGCCCAGCCCTGCCCAGCCGACCTCGACGGCGACGGCGAACTGACGCTGTTCGACTTCCTCGCCTTCCAGAACCTCTTCGACGCCGGCGACCCCGCCGCCGACTTCGACGGCGATGGCGAGCTGACCATCTTCGACTTCCTAACGTTTCAGAACGCGTTCGATGCGGGGTGCGCGTAG